From a region of the Rhodococcus sp. 4CII genome:
- a CDS encoding YoaK family protein translates to MLVLAVVLSTLAGYVDALGFITLGGFFVAFMSGNLTRFSVDFADAGWAPALTAATVIGTFVLGCVLGAVVVHLSDRRGLPVRTTVLAVVSGLLIAGSVAATFGASIVAVGAMLLAMGAENSFFQRDGEVTVGLTYMTGALVKMGHRLAGALFGGSRWAWLRHFALWAGLVVGAVTGTLAHRWIGLDALWFAAALSAALTATVHRRVDRPTRRPQLS, encoded by the coding sequence ATGCTCGTCCTGGCGGTGGTGCTGTCCACGCTGGCCGGGTACGTCGACGCGCTGGGGTTCATCACGCTCGGCGGGTTCTTCGTCGCCTTCATGAGCGGCAACCTCACCCGGTTCAGCGTCGACTTCGCGGACGCCGGATGGGCGCCCGCCCTGACGGCAGCGACGGTGATCGGCACGTTCGTGCTCGGGTGCGTCCTGGGTGCCGTGGTCGTGCACCTGTCCGACCGACGGGGCCTGCCCGTCCGGACGACGGTGCTCGCGGTGGTGTCGGGACTGCTGATCGCCGGCTCGGTGGCGGCGACGTTCGGTGCGAGCATCGTGGCCGTCGGCGCGATGCTGCTCGCGATGGGCGCCGAGAACTCGTTCTTCCAGCGCGACGGCGAGGTCACCGTCGGCCTCACCTACATGACGGGTGCCCTCGTGAAGATGGGACACCGGCTGGCCGGCGCACTGTTCGGCGGGTCGCGGTGGGCGTGGCTGCGGCACTTCGCGTTGTGGGCAGGCCTCGTGGTGGGGGCGGTGACGGGCACACTCGCGCACCGCTGGATCGGGCTGGACGCCCTGTGGTTCGCTGCAGCGCTGTCGGCGGCGCTGACCGCCACCGTCCACCGGAGAGTCGACCGGCCTACTCGCCGCCCGCAGTTGTCGTGA
- a CDS encoding helix-turn-helix domain-containing protein, translating into MGWYAPTSPSSDLTDTLVCGWSARAEGEHLLVPDACMDILWIRGVGIRVCGPETAAWSFTLPPGTDSVGVRFRPGAGAPLLRTSAAEVRNIRVGLGDVLGSTWERTLTDRLDNASGCAERVALFENAVRVWRDRGPEADPLIGNVRQALARHSWNVGALADAASVTERQLQRRCNAAFGYGPATLRGILRLQRFMALAQSGTRTGLAELAATAGYSDQAHLSRECRRISSLTPSALLAGEAPDWHGTDSVVDVGNVQAPGQWTGEESAA; encoded by the coding sequence ATGGGCTGGTACGCGCCGACCTCGCCGTCGTCCGACCTCACCGACACCCTCGTGTGCGGATGGTCGGCGCGCGCGGAGGGCGAACATCTGCTGGTGCCTGACGCGTGCATGGACATTCTGTGGATCCGGGGAGTAGGGATCCGGGTGTGCGGTCCCGAAACCGCGGCCTGGTCGTTCACGCTGCCTCCGGGTACCGACTCCGTCGGTGTCCGTTTCCGTCCCGGCGCCGGCGCGCCGCTGCTGCGCACGTCGGCCGCCGAGGTCCGCAACATCCGGGTCGGGCTGGGGGACGTCCTGGGGTCCACGTGGGAACGGACCCTGACCGACCGTCTCGACAACGCGTCCGGCTGTGCGGAACGCGTCGCCCTGTTCGAGAACGCCGTGCGGGTGTGGCGGGATCGCGGGCCCGAGGCCGACCCGCTGATCGGCAACGTCCGGCAGGCCCTCGCCCGGCACTCCTGGAACGTCGGTGCCCTCGCCGACGCCGCCTCGGTCACCGAGCGGCAACTGCAGAGGCGGTGCAACGCCGCGTTCGGGTACGGGCCCGCGACACTGCGCGGCATCCTGCGACTGCAGCGGTTCATGGCGCTGGCGCAATCCGGGACGCGGACCGGACTCGCCGAACTCGCCGCCACCGCCGGGTACAGCGACCAGGCACACCTGTCGCGGGAATGCCGCCGGATCTCGTCGCTGACCCCGTCCGCGCTCCTCGCCGGCGAGGCACCCGACTGGCACGGGACGGATTCCGTCGTCGATGTCGGAAATGTTCAAGCGCCCGGGCAGTGGACGGGAGAAGAATCGGCAGCATGA
- a CDS encoding TIGR03086 family metal-binding protein, protein MTSTTETPAAHYRDLAAKFTNRVDSVPADRWDDASPCDGWTARDVVRHVIDTQRYIVTVVDLELPEGPSVDDDPAAAWASTRDEMQKILDDPALAGREYDGHFGRTELGKTVDSFHCFDLVVHGWDLARATGLDETIPADDLTWVGGVAEQLGDSIRTAGVCGPAVDVPADADEQTRVLAFLGRKA, encoded by the coding sequence ATGACCTCGACAACCGAAACCCCCGCCGCCCATTACCGCGATCTCGCCGCCAAGTTCACGAACCGGGTCGATTCCGTGCCCGCCGATCGCTGGGACGACGCGTCCCCGTGCGATGGCTGGACGGCCCGCGACGTCGTGCGGCACGTGATCGACACGCAGCGCTACATCGTCACCGTCGTGGATCTCGAACTGCCGGAAGGCCCGTCCGTCGACGACGATCCGGCTGCCGCGTGGGCGTCCACCCGCGATGAGATGCAGAAGATCCTGGACGATCCCGCTCTCGCCGGCCGCGAATACGACGGGCACTTCGGCCGCACCGAACTCGGAAAGACGGTCGACAGCTTCCACTGCTTCGATCTGGTGGTCCACGGCTGGGACCTGGCCCGGGCCACCGGTCTCGACGAAACCATTCCCGCCGACGACCTGACCTGGGTCGGCGGCGTCGCCGAGCAGTTGGGCGACAGCATCCGCACGGCCGGCGTGTGCGGCCCGGCCGTGGACGTGCCCGCGGACGCCGACGAGCAGACCCGGGTCCTGGCCTTCCTCGGCCGCAAGGCCTGA
- a CDS encoding metallophosphoesterase, whose translation MSVPGRFAALAAVTLAAALLGGDMVALADPAPRGASGLPACGLTTSVPLTSAVMFAGTTGEATPSQRIPGDESDGTSATSRDFDEYPYMRYEIRFSADTSGADVTWQGRSLNLDDLAMHVWDEDRQRWGEPVATAQPSAPGGPVTLTTTIEDADSAQILVVDGPRRDRSFREANRTADQQFADPSTYDFALQHISDTQYVSRDRPEVYFDMTRWTADNAGARKIAYSMHTGDLVQSWIRPGAPDSRARSEFEVADKAMATLEDAGIPYGVLPGNHDNLWNAGGRLIPGEHEKNHALYNEFFGPWRFRDQPYWGESVTDTDNSAHYDLLDIAGAKFLLLYIGYNPPEHVLKWAENVLADHPNRNVVIGSHYYLDEDGSLRMSGFGDIGGSAGQQIWNRLVVPFETVFLVLAGHVDGQTTVTDRKVGDTDRKVVELLADYQYFAVDGRRETGFQRLLQFDLDGGALAVTTHSPTLGSFRVEDFDPQRRYEPGDGDFVTDVELRADLPRAVIPVP comes from the coding sequence ATGAGCGTGCCGGGACGGTTTGCCGCACTCGCTGCGGTGACGCTCGCCGCGGCGCTGCTCGGGGGCGACATGGTCGCCCTCGCCGATCCCGCGCCCCGCGGCGCGTCGGGACTGCCGGCCTGCGGCCTCACCACCTCGGTGCCGCTCACGTCGGCGGTGATGTTCGCCGGGACCACCGGCGAGGCCACCCCCTCGCAGCGGATTCCGGGCGACGAGTCGGACGGCACGTCGGCCACCAGCCGCGACTTCGACGAGTACCCCTACATGCGATACGAGATCCGGTTTTCTGCGGACACCTCCGGGGCCGACGTGACGTGGCAGGGCCGGTCGCTGAATCTGGACGACCTCGCGATGCACGTGTGGGACGAAGACCGGCAGCGCTGGGGTGAGCCTGTCGCGACGGCGCAGCCGTCCGCCCCGGGCGGCCCGGTCACGCTGACCACGACGATCGAGGATGCGGACTCCGCGCAGATCCTCGTCGTCGACGGTCCCCGGCGGGACCGGAGTTTTCGCGAGGCCAACAGAACGGCCGATCAGCAGTTCGCCGACCCGAGCACGTACGACTTCGCGCTGCAGCACATCTCGGACACCCAGTACGTGTCACGCGATCGGCCCGAGGTGTATTTCGACATGACCCGGTGGACCGCCGACAACGCCGGCGCACGCAAGATCGCCTACTCCATGCACACCGGCGACCTCGTCCAGAGCTGGATCCGCCCGGGAGCACCCGACTCCCGGGCCCGGTCCGAGTTCGAGGTCGCGGACAAGGCGATGGCCACACTCGAGGACGCCGGCATTCCCTATGGTGTGCTGCCCGGCAACCACGACAATCTGTGGAACGCCGGCGGACGGCTCATCCCGGGCGAGCACGAGAAGAACCACGCCCTCTACAACGAGTTCTTCGGGCCGTGGCGGTTCCGCGATCAGCCGTACTGGGGCGAATCCGTCACGGACACGGACAATTCGGCGCACTACGATCTGCTCGACATCGCCGGCGCGAAATTCCTGCTGCTCTACATCGGTTACAACCCACCCGAGCACGTCCTGAAGTGGGCCGAGAATGTGCTCGCCGACCATCCGAACCGCAACGTGGTGATCGGCAGCCACTACTACCTGGACGAGGACGGCTCGCTGCGGATGAGCGGGTTCGGTGACATCGGGGGCAGTGCGGGACAGCAGATCTGGAACCGGCTCGTCGTTCCGTTCGAGACGGTGTTCCTGGTGCTCGCCGGGCATGTCGACGGGCAGACCACGGTCACCGACCGGAAGGTGGGCGACACGGACCGGAAGGTTGTGGAACTGCTGGCCGACTACCAGTACTTCGCCGTCGACGGCCGCCGCGAGACCGGTTTTCAGCGGCTCCTGCAGTTCGACCTGGACGGCGGGGCGCTCGCGGTCACCACGCACTCCCCCACGTTGGGCAGCTTCCGGGTGGAGGACTTCGATCCGCAGCGACGCTACGAGCCCGGCGACGGGGACTTCGTCACCGACGTGGAGTTGCGGGCCGACCTGCCGCGCGCCGTCATCCCTGTGCCCTGA
- a CDS encoding TetR/AcrR family transcriptional regulator has protein sequence MRERRYSSTSPEHLAAALFDVAAESGLEGASVREVAKRAGVSIGAVQHHFSTKDEMFAFALRTLVDTVLTRLSEIDRGGDPAPALFAAMSQLLPLDEARSREAHVLAAFAVRAATSPSLAEIRRQTLFTIRTGLSAVLIGIGTPEAETRAALLLATVDGLALDALGSPALYPPEYLEHALDIQIGMILQGADAAPSSSIELAS, from the coding sequence ATGCGCGAACGCCGATACTCGTCCACCAGCCCCGAGCACCTGGCCGCAGCCCTGTTCGACGTCGCGGCCGAGTCCGGTCTCGAGGGTGCCAGCGTACGTGAGGTCGCCAAGAGGGCGGGTGTGTCCATCGGTGCCGTCCAGCACCACTTCTCCACGAAGGACGAGATGTTCGCGTTCGCGCTGCGCACTCTCGTCGACACCGTGCTCACCCGGCTGTCGGAGATCGACCGCGGCGGCGATCCCGCGCCGGCCCTGTTCGCGGCGATGTCCCAGCTCCTGCCGCTGGACGAGGCGAGGTCGCGGGAGGCCCACGTACTGGCGGCTTTCGCCGTCCGGGCCGCGACCTCCCCGTCGCTCGCCGAGATCCGACGCCAGACGTTGTTCACCATCCGCACCGGACTGTCCGCCGTGCTGATCGGGATCGGCACACCCGAAGCGGAAACCCGTGCGGCGCTTCTGCTCGCCACCGTCGACGGCCTGGCCCTCGACGCCCTCGGCAGTCCGGCGCTGTACCCACCGGAGTACCTCGAGCACGCGCTCGACATCCAGATCGGCATGATTCTGCAGGGCGCCGACGCCGCGCCGTCGTCGTCGATCGAACTGGCCAGCTGA
- the gluQRS gene encoding tRNA glutamyl-Q(34) synthetase GluQRS has translation MSHPSRQSEPLSHSAEGAGRFAPSPSGDLHLGNLRTAVLAWLFARSTGRRFLLRVEDLDRVREGARDQQLADLTELGLDWDGDVVSQSHRIPRYADAIAHLHDAGLTYECFCTRREIQKAASAPHAPQGAYPGTCRNLTPDERADRLAGGRPPALRLRADVTSFTIDDVLHGSYSGTVDDLVLRRGDGTPAYNLAVVVDDAAQGIDQVVRGDDLLSSAPRQAYLAGLLGSTAPTYAHVALALNEDGKRLAKRDGAVTLTDLKALGRTPGDVLGLLATSLGLAAPGEVVDLGSLLDRFEPARLPREPWVVRPPTPPRST, from the coding sequence ATGTCACATCCGTCTCGTCAGAGTGAACCGCTGTCACATTCGGCGGAGGGTGCGGGACGGTTCGCCCCCAGTCCGTCCGGCGACCTGCACCTCGGCAACCTGCGGACGGCCGTGCTGGCATGGCTGTTCGCGCGGTCGACCGGCCGACGGTTCCTGCTGCGCGTCGAAGACCTCGACCGCGTCCGCGAGGGCGCCCGGGACCAGCAGTTGGCCGACCTGACCGAACTCGGCCTCGACTGGGACGGCGACGTCGTGTCGCAGTCGCACCGGATCCCGCGATACGCGGATGCCATCGCGCACCTCCACGACGCCGGTCTCACCTACGAATGCTTCTGCACGAGAAGGGAAATCCAGAAGGCGGCCTCGGCCCCGCACGCCCCCCAGGGCGCCTACCCGGGGACCTGCCGCAACCTGACACCGGACGAACGCGCGGACCGGCTCGCCGGCGGACGCCCACCCGCACTGCGACTGCGCGCCGACGTCACGTCGTTCACGATCGACGACGTCCTGCACGGAAGCTATTCCGGCACGGTGGACGACCTCGTGCTGCGCCGCGGAGACGGAACGCCCGCCTACAACCTGGCCGTGGTGGTCGACGACGCCGCCCAGGGAATCGATCAGGTGGTGCGCGGCGACGACCTGCTGTCGTCCGCGCCCCGCCAGGCGTACCTCGCGGGACTGCTCGGGTCGACCGCCCCCACCTACGCGCACGTCGCGCTCGCACTCAACGAGGACGGCAAGCGGCTCGCGAAACGCGACGGCGCCGTCACCCTCACCGACCTGAAAGCGTTGGGACGCACCCCCGGCGACGTCCTCGGTCTGCTGGCGACATCGCTCGGCCTCGCGGCACCGGGCGAGGTCGTGGATCTCGGCAGCCTCCTCGACCGCTTCGAGCCCGCCCGTCTGCCGCGCGAACCGTGGGTGGTCAGGCCCCCGACGCCGCCGCGATCAACATGA
- a CDS encoding DUF4190 domain-containing protein yields MPRDGYGVDESGYPTYSAPTEKYPDYQQPGAYGTPPNPYAAPNQYGGDQYGAPTQYGAQGQYGGPGPQYGAPNPYGAPYPQSRGTNGLAIASLITSIVGGCFYGVGSIVGIILGIVALGQIKQSGQEGRGLAIAGIAIGGAYVVGWILFFVIMLIAAASGA; encoded by the coding sequence TTGCCACGTGACGGTTACGGGGTCGACGAATCCGGTTATCCCACCTATTCGGCGCCCACCGAGAAGTACCCCGACTACCAGCAGCCGGGCGCGTACGGAACTCCCCCGAATCCGTATGCGGCGCCGAATCAGTACGGCGGCGACCAGTACGGCGCACCGACCCAGTACGGGGCGCAGGGACAGTACGGCGGTCCCGGTCCGCAGTACGGCGCCCCGAATCCGTACGGCGCGCCCTACCCGCAGTCGCGTGGGACGAACGGTCTCGCGATCGCGTCGCTGATCACGTCGATCGTCGGCGGGTGCTTCTACGGGGTCGGCTCCATCGTCGGCATCATTCTCGGCATCGTTGCGCTGGGCCAGATCAAGCAGTCCGGGCAGGAGGGCCGCGGCCTCGCAATCGCCGGAATCGCCATCGGCGGTGCCTACGTCGTCGGCTGGATCCTGTTCTTTGTCATCATGTTGATCGCGGCGGCGTCGGGGGCCTGA
- a CDS encoding RDD family protein gives MTSGGFDPNQGQQPFGGQQYGQPHYNGAGQQQFGAQPQFDSAQEFGTQPFTQPDFGFDPSRPGDLLPRLGARVIDGLIVGIPLAVVTTVISLVLGTFLGSVLGAILTAAAAVGYFVFFETTRGQTLGKQLLGLRVEGPNGGLPTQQQSLTRNGFYVLCALGGFPFLGFLFGLLGVVAAVVIGVTINGSPTKQGKHDELAGGTRVVQG, from the coding sequence ATGACTTCTGGCGGATTCGATCCCAACCAGGGACAACAGCCGTTCGGTGGGCAGCAGTACGGGCAGCCGCACTACAACGGGGCGGGACAGCAGCAGTTCGGCGCACAGCCGCAGTTCGATTCGGCGCAGGAGTTCGGCACCCAGCCGTTCACTCAGCCCGACTTCGGGTTCGACCCGTCCCGGCCCGGCGACCTCCTTCCGCGCCTCGGGGCGCGGGTGATCGACGGCCTGATCGTCGGCATTCCGCTGGCCGTGGTCACCACCGTCATCTCGCTGGTGCTCGGCACGTTCCTCGGCAGCGTTCTCGGGGCGATCCTCACCGCGGCCGCCGCGGTGGGTTACTTCGTGTTCTTCGAGACGACGCGGGGTCAGACCCTCGGCAAGCAGCTCCTGGGCCTGCGCGTCGAGGGCCCGAACGGCGGACTGCCCACCCAGCAGCAGTCGCTGACCCGGAACGGCTTCTACGTGCTGTGCGCGCTCGGCGGGTTCCCGTTCCTCGGGTTCCTGTTCGGTCTGCTCGGTGTCGTCGCCGCCGTCGTCATCGGCGTGACGATCAACGGCAGCCCCACCAAGCAGGGCAAGCACGACGAACTGGCCGGCGGCACGCGCGTCGTCCAGGGCTAG
- a CDS encoding queuosine precursor transporter — protein MTASDQQTKPDDHATFAHVSRGYYPTFVALFTATLLISNICATKGVAFFADSSLTLGPLQILPIITDGGFFLFPLAYILGDVLSEVYGFKSTRRAIYLGFGALILAAFCFWLLIELPSADFYENQEALRTVVGVYPRLLIAGLSGYLVGQMLNSVTLVLIKERTKEKHLWARLIGSTIVGEFADTLIFCSIAAGAIGIDTWSDFVNYVIVGFLWKTLVEVLVMPITYRVIAYVKKREPTYQL, from the coding sequence GTGACAGCCTCAGATCAGCAGACCAAACCAGACGACCACGCGACGTTCGCGCACGTCAGCCGCGGGTACTACCCCACGTTCGTCGCGCTCTTCACCGCGACGCTGCTCATCTCGAATATCTGCGCGACGAAAGGCGTCGCATTCTTCGCCGACTCGTCGCTGACGCTCGGGCCGCTGCAGATCCTGCCGATCATCACGGACGGCGGGTTCTTCCTGTTCCCGCTGGCCTACATCCTCGGCGACGTCCTCAGCGAGGTGTACGGGTTCAAGTCGACGCGTCGCGCGATCTACCTGGGCTTCGGCGCCCTGATCCTGGCCGCGTTCTGCTTCTGGCTCCTCATCGAACTGCCGTCCGCCGACTTCTACGAGAACCAGGAAGCGCTGCGGACCGTCGTCGGCGTGTACCCGCGGCTGCTGATCGCCGGGCTGTCCGGTTACCTCGTCGGGCAGATGCTGAACTCGGTGACGCTGGTACTGATCAAGGAGCGCACCAAGGAAAAGCACCTGTGGGCGCGGCTCATCGGCTCGACGATCGTCGGCGAGTTCGCCGACACCCTGATCTTCTGCTCCATCGCCGCCGGCGCGATCGGCATCGACACGTGGAGCGATTTCGTCAACTACGTAATCGTCGGATTCCTGTGGAAGACCCTGGTGGAGGTGCTGGTCATGCCGATCACCTACCGCGTCATCGCCTATGTGAAGAAGCGCGAGCCCACCTACCAGCTCTGA
- the tgt gene encoding tRNA guanosine(34) transglycosylase Tgt has product MNAVVPTPPDPFFTVGTRLDGRLGRTGTIHTPHGDIATPSFVAVGTKATVKAVLPESMKELGAQSLLANAYHLYLQPGPDIVDEAGGLGKFMNWDGPTFTDSGGFQVMSLGVGFKKVLAMEAVGVRSDDVIAKGKERLATVDDDGVTFKSHLDGSRHRFTPEVSMQIQHQLGADIMFAFDELTTLLNTRGYQEQSVERTQAWAVRCVAEHEKLTAERSHRPYQALFGVVQGAQYEDLRRQACRGLESITGESGRGFDGYGIGGALEKQNLGTIVRWCNEELPEHKPRHMLGISEPDDFFVAIENGADTFDCVNPSRVARNAAIYHPGGRFNINTSRFRRDFTPIDENCDCYTCANYTSAYIHHLFKAKEMLASTLCTIHNERFTVRLVDQIRESIDGGYFDDFKADTLGRFYRT; this is encoded by the coding sequence GTGAATGCCGTAGTCCCGACCCCGCCCGATCCGTTCTTCACCGTCGGCACCCGACTCGACGGCCGGCTGGGGCGCACCGGGACCATTCACACCCCGCACGGCGACATCGCGACGCCGTCGTTCGTGGCCGTCGGCACCAAGGCCACCGTCAAGGCCGTGCTGCCGGAGAGCATGAAGGAACTGGGCGCGCAGTCGCTGCTCGCCAACGCGTACCACCTGTACCTGCAGCCGGGCCCGGACATCGTGGACGAGGCGGGCGGCCTCGGCAAGTTCATGAACTGGGACGGCCCGACGTTCACCGACAGCGGCGGATTCCAGGTGATGTCGCTGGGTGTCGGATTCAAGAAGGTCCTCGCGATGGAAGCGGTCGGGGTGCGCTCCGACGACGTCATCGCCAAGGGCAAGGAACGGCTCGCGACCGTCGACGACGACGGCGTCACCTTCAAATCGCACCTGGACGGGTCGCGGCACCGGTTCACCCCCGAGGTGTCGATGCAGATCCAGCACCAACTCGGCGCCGACATCATGTTCGCGTTCGACGAGCTCACCACCCTGTTGAACACCCGCGGCTACCAGGAGCAGTCGGTGGAGCGGACCCAGGCGTGGGCGGTGCGCTGCGTCGCCGAGCACGAGAAGCTCACCGCGGAACGCTCGCACCGCCCGTATCAGGCGCTGTTCGGGGTGGTCCAGGGCGCGCAGTACGAGGACCTGCGGCGGCAGGCGTGCCGGGGTCTGGAGTCGATCACGGGCGAGAGCGGCCGCGGTTTCGACGGGTACGGCATCGGCGGGGCGCTGGAGAAGCAAAACCTGGGCACCATCGTCCGCTGGTGCAACGAGGAACTGCCCGAGCACAAGCCGCGGCACATGCTCGGCATCAGCGAGCCGGACGACTTCTTCGTGGCCATCGAGAACGGCGCCGACACGTTCGACTGCGTCAATCCGTCACGCGTGGCGCGCAACGCGGCGATCTATCACCCGGGCGGCCGGTTCAACATCAACACCAGCCGCTTCCGTCGTGATTTCACACCGATCGACGAGAACTGCGACTGCTACACGTGCGCGAATTACACCAGCGCGTACATCCACCATCTGTTCAAGGCCAAGGAGATGCTGGCGTCGACGCTGTGCACCATCCACAACGAGCGCTTCACCGTGCGGTTGGTCGATCAGATCCGCGAGAGCATCGACGGCGGCTACTTCGACGACTTCAAGGCCGACACGTTGGGCCGCTTCTACCGCACGTGA